The genomic stretch ATTCAGATTTAaaccaagcattttttttaaagctgtgacATGTAGATTAAGTTTAACACCAACTGGGTATTTGATGAATTAAGGAACTATTGTTAATTTGTTTAGATGTGACTTGGTATTGTGGTCCTTGTCTTTTAGAGATACATaaggaaatatttatggatgaaataatATGCTGTCTGTGATCTGCTTCAAAATGATACAGGACAGACAGTCTTAAGTTGGTAATTGATGAAGTTGGGTAATGGGTATCTTCCCCTCtgtgtatatgttttaatttctcaattatcaagaattaaaaatatgcttttaataaaaagctgctgttgggacacctgggtggctcagtcggttaagcggctgtcttttgatttaggttcaggtcatgatctcagtttgtgacttCCAAACTTTGCGCTTGGAATtctgttcctctgtctctgctcctccctggctcccgcacccacacactctctctctctctttcaaaagtaaataaataggggcgcctgagtagctcagtcggttaagcggccaacttcggctcaggtcatgatctagccctcagtgagtttgagccccgcgccgggctctgtgctgacagctcagagcctggagcctgtttcagattctgtgtctccctctctctgaccctcccctgttcatactctgtctcttcctgtctcaaaaataaataaaacgttaaaaaaaattttaataaataaactttttaaaaagtagaggggtgcctgggtggctcagtcaattaagtgtctgactcccatttcggctcaggtcatgatctcgcggttggttgGTGAGTACGAGCTCCGAATCTGGCTGtgcgctgatggcacagagcttgcctgggagacttctgtctctcctctctgcccctcccccgcttgtgcgcgtgcgcgcgctctctcaaaataaactttaaaaacaattttttaataataaaaaagtaggaaaaaatagaaaatagaaataaaaagctgCTATTTACCCTCCCTGCATAAGTATCTTGGAGGATTTTGtgtagacatttttgttttgtttcgtatATGAAAAGGGAATTGTGATATTGTTACATTACCCACTAAAAAGTTTGCACCACATTCTTCTCCCACTAATAGTGTATAAGACTACCCCATTTCTCTAACCTTAACCAGCACTGGACATTAGCAAACCTTTACATTTGACCTATTATGAATCTCACAGACCCCTCgaaatctcatggttcctgagagtGCCATGGTGGCTGGTATCAGCCTGGATGGCCTGATGCAGCCATTTCTATGTTAAGGGATACCCCATTGCAATGAATGGATACCCATTTGAGGGCCAGGGTGCCATCTGCCCCAGAAAGTGCTTTAATGGACATAGACCCTGTGGCCTCTGAGACTGTGTTTTCACTGCCATTTGTGTTTTCACTGCTATTTGGCTCCTTCCTGTCTCCATAGTCACATTAGCTTAGAAGCTAATAGGGTTCTCTAAAGTCTGTTTCCATATGTCTGGTCTAATCTGGCAAGGTCTGGGCTCTGCCTTCCGGTGTAAACTCGTTTTACTGTGCTCTCCTCCTTGCCCTCCAAACGCTACCTAAACTTGTCCTCTAAACTGCTTCTTGCAGTTCCTCCTACTTCTCTGAGCCAGCTGGCTTTTGCTCTCCCCCAGGCCTTTGCCCATGCCACCCATggcctggaacactcttccttCCCATCCACCTCAGGCCTCATCCTAAAGTCCCCTCCTCCCAGAGGCCTTCCTCGCCCCCACCAATGTCAAGTTAGGCCTCCCTCCATCGCACTATCTGTGCGGGCACTTATCCCACTTAACACTCATCATACTTTATTATAGTCACTGGTTTAATATCCAACTTCTCTCCTAGGCACTAAAAGTCCAGGGAGGCAGAAGCCACTCTGTTCTGTTGAATCTTGTATGCTCACTGCCCAGCAGATTGCCTGATATCTAACACACTCAACcaatttttgaatgaaaaaatgaatcaatgataTCATATCTAGCAATGCTTAGGAGTCAGAGAAGAGGAATGATCCTAGAGAGCCTTTCTTATAGAACTTAATATCAATAGATACTTAATAGATTTACAAAATTAGTAGACACAGATTTTCCATTGCCCATATGAAATGATGAAACCTAGTCTCCCTAGGCACAGGGACAGTCTTGCAGTTAAGGGTCACTTGCTGAAACCCAAACAGAGCTGCCCTTCAGGCTTACTACTCTCTGTGTCAGAATTACTGATTACCTGTACTATGAGCTATGTTAACCTCCCTCTTAAAGAAAggtcccctccccaggccacaTTGTGAAACCAAATATGATAAGAATTACTGATAAATTTTTacgttttctgttttattttattttttttctcttgaaggcCAAACTGAGGCAGTGATACAGGCCACTGGAGGTTTATCAGCAGGTAGGTGATGAGGTCAGACCTGTGCTTGGAAGATTACTCTAGCAGGAGAACATGGAATATCCGAGAGGTTTGAGCCTAGAAGAGGTGAGGTGCAACCCTAACACTTTCTCCCACTTGAATAGAACAGGTGCGTGCAAGTGGGTATGatagagaaatgaaggaagagatgTCATTTGAGCTGGAAGGTATGACTTTGGCTTGAAAGAAAACTCTGGCCAAGCCAGAAGGAAGGAGCAATCCAATCCAGACCTGGGAAGGAGCAAATGGGTTTAGTGGAAGGTGAACAGACCATTTGAAGCAGAGCAGAAAACCCACCTAACCCTAGAGGAGAGCAGTAGAAGACACAGCTataaaaggaggaagaggcagattTTGGAAAGCTTTGAAtatcaagctttttaaaaatgtgtgttggGTTATAGCTCCACCACTTACTTCCTAAACAATcctggacaagttatttaacttctctgaggctgTTTCCTTTATCTAGAAAATAAGGATGATGATAATGGAATCTACTTCAGTGGTGCCAGTTATAGATCGAATGATGCAATGCAGAGAACCATGAAGTagttaagtgctcaataagtagAGGCAATTATTATAACAATCATTGTTAACCCCAACATAAGCAAATAGACAACAGATGTCTGAGCAGGAGAAAGAAGTGATGAAAAAGGTTCTTTAGGAAGATTAAACTCACTATCACTAATTAGCTCCCCTCTGgagttaaaatttcaaattctatcacctcttccccttccccactctgcaGTTTCCTTGCTAGTGAACACCATGCCCAGGAGGAGCCTGAAACCAGTAACCAAGACTCTCTCATATTAGTGAAGGGATTCCAACTGATAAGCAAGTTGAGATATGGCCTCTGCGATGGAGAACCAGAACCCCCTCAGTCCCCTCCCCAAGGATttcagccaccaccaccaccatagaTTTATATACGGGGCACATCCTGAAAAGAATAAAGCAGGTGATATTCCTTTTAATTGTAAAGCATAGATAATTTCTTCCCAAAATCCAAGGAGGGATCCAGGTTTTCAGAGATTGATCTTACTCTCTCAAATCCCTTAAATCCTGAACTAGCAGTTTATTCTCTGGAGAGTTTCTGAGGAGAAgtctttctatgcctcagtttcctcaactataaaatgggagatAAGAATGATAACTATTTCATGaggttcttgtgaggattaaatgagtcaatatgTATAAAGGGCCTGGAGAACATTGTCTGGCACATACTAAGTGCTCTATAGGTGTTAGCTAAACTTTCTTAAGGACTTTATTTCTTCTACCTTGTTTATAATGCTTGTTATTTGTGGTCATgtctttttaaatgactaaaCATTAACAGTGTCCTCATAACAAGCTACTTCAACCCCAGTGCACCTCTTGGGTAGAAGTAATTTTGGCCaatggtttataaatatttatccttttcCACAGACCCAGCAGTGGTTGTATCTGTTTACttcatttaatgagaaaatatattgcaGATAAAAAGAAAGCAGCCAAGCTTTTAAATTAATCGGTAATTTTATTAATACAATAGCATCTACACACACTTGAAAACACACATGTGGGAAACAGAAGACTTATTCAGTTCATGATGTCTGGAGTCCATCTGAATTCACAAAACTCTTAGGATCAAGCCCAGAACCCCTTAGCCAAAAGCAGAGTTGAATAACTGATCAGTGTCTTCATCAGCAAAATCAAGGCTTGGACAGAAAGACTGTGAACATTCTGTAAtcacacaaaataaaactaaaatgcaatTGTCCACGCATTTGAGGATACAAAGGTGGAAAAGTTGGCTGCATGACCAGTGAACCAATCCCATTGCTTTTCTCAACCTCCTTTGCAAAAGGGTTATTAACCTTGCCTGTCTTACAGGGTCTATCTTTTCAGGGCTTCCTGATAAATGAGAAGGTGAGTGTAAATTAAATGCTCATCTCCATGGGGAACAGAGGATCAGGGTGGAAGTGATGGGTTTCAGAAAAGGAGACTGGAAAAGGATTCAATGCTCTGAATTTAACGAAAATCCAAAAGAGGTTACGCTACACTAAGGAGCGTAAAGGGAGAACCAACCATTGTCACCTATTTGGCGCAAAAAGAATCTTAACACGGGCCTCCTCAGAGATCTTGCCCTGAGGTGACCACGGACGGACTTGGGCAAAGAGCTccaaaaacatttccattttcatgtcTTCACATGTATCTAATGGAAATGAACGGCACCCATCCATCCACGGGAGCGATTAAGAAAAGGATGGGGTGGGAAAATTAATTCGACAGATCTTAataattcagtaagtatttaagTGTccgctttgtgccaggcactgattgGCATGGACAATACAGAAAAACAGACCAGCAAAGTCTCTGTTAAGGGCTTGAGAACAAAGACCATATCTAAGAAACGAACCAATTTCTGACGGCTGCtaggaggaagagaaaaccaTGAGACCGGATGACAGGCAGGAACAAGAGGCGCAAATTCCTGAGTGGGACTTGGGAAGGCCTCCGAGAGGTGGCTTTTGAGCCCAGACCTCAATGACCAGCGCCGTGCAGTGACCTAAAACCGGAGCGTTCCGAgaagaattaaatgcaaaaacGATCCACAAACCGAGAAATAACAGGGATTTCAAAGACCCAAAGTAAGCAGCGGAAACCAGAATCTACAAATTCCGGAGCCGGCGggtgattttaaatattcatgtcGTCCAATCAGGGAAAGGCTAGGACCCGGCAGCACAGGCTCCACCCTTAACGCCCAGACCGCTGGGATCCACAGGAGGCCACACCGCAGGGCAGAACTGGTGACTGGGCACCCAGGCAGATGCCAAACGCTCGGAAGAATTCTTCAGCGCTCTGACGCAATATCCGCGGCCCCCGGGGCTTAGTTGTCCTGGGACTCTTTCTTAAGTGAGGATGACCGAAATCACTCATTTCGTTTTAGAACACCGATGAAACATACACCCAACAGAACGACCAGGACACAATAATCTAGGGACGGAAGGTGAGGAGGAACAGATTCTCCAATATCTTAATTCGAAAGGATTTCTAGAAAAACTAAGACAGTTAAAAGTTTTTAAGACGCGCTCTAGATTAAAAAGCAAAGCCAGTCACGCGCCAGGAGTCTCAAGTTTAAGAAAGGCTTAGATACTACGTGTGCCATCTTCCATGACCTTTCGCAAGTAAAACAACTTACTTTGTGAGAAAGAAGTGAGGGGAAAATAAGTGAACAAAGCTCTTTTCTGGTGATTAGGTGGGTGGCTCTGAAAAGAGCCTTTGGAGTCAAGCGGCCGGCGACCCGTGCGAGCGCCGTGTCCCGGCAGGGACTCACTTGGAGCTGGTGTACTTGGTGACGGCCTTGGTGCCCTCGGACACGGCGTGCTTGGCCAGCTCGCCGGGCAGTAGCAGGCGCACGGCCGTCTGGATCTCCCGGGACGTGATGGTCGAGCGCTTGTTGTAATGCGCCAGGCGGGAGGCCTCGCCGGCGATGCGCTCGAAGATGTCGTTGACGAACGAGTTCATGATGCCCATGGCCTTGGACGAGATGCCAGTGTCGGGGTGCACCTGCTTGAGCACCTTGTACACGTAGATGGAGTAACTCTCCTTGCGGCTGCGCTTGCGCTTCTTGCCATCCTTCTTTTGGGCTTTGGTGACAGCCTTTTTCGAGCCCTTCTTGGGCGCGGGAGCGGATTTTGCCGGCTCAGGCATTGTACAACACCACACGCGTTAGCAAAGAAAAGAAGTGCGAGAATGGGCGGGCCTGATCCTTTTATAACCACCGTATGCAAATTAGGGCTCCAAAAGTCCTTCATTTCCATTGGGCCTTGCAGGGACCTTGCGTTATCAGTAATAACTACGTAACAGCACCTACTCTTGGCCTTATTGGCTAGTTCTGGAGCCAATTTAGGACCAATGAAAAACTCGTTCCTGACCCCACCCCTAGCAAAGCTTATAAAGGCTTTTCAATCGCTGATCTTTCAATCCTGTTTTGTTGTGAGGTTCAGAGCTTTAGGTGTTGTAGCCTCACCTTCAGTCATGTCGGGTCGCGGAAAGCAGGGAGGCAAGGCCCGCGCTAAGGCTAAGTCGCGCTCGTCCCGCGCCGGCCTGCAGTTCCCGGTGGGCCGAGTGCACCGCCTGCTGCGCAAGGGCAACTACGCCGAGCGGGTGGGGGCCGGCGCGCCGGTCTACATGGCGGCGGTGCTGGAGTATCTGACGGCGGAAATTCTGGAGCTGGCGGGGAACGCGGCCCGCGACAACAAGAAGACGCGCATCATCCCCCGCCACCTGCAGCTGGCCATCCGCAACGACGAGGAACTGAACAAGCTGTTGGGCAAAGTCACCATCGCCCAGGGCGGCGTGCTGCCTAACATCCAGGCCGTTCTCTTACCAAAGAAAACCGAAAGCCACAAAGCCAAAAGCAAATAAACCATGACAAGCCAAAGACCAAAGGCTCTTTTTAGAGCCacccaaattttcaaaaaaagagcTAATGCGCTATTTCGTGATCAGCCCCTCGTTTGACACTTTGGTGGCTCTTAAAAGAGCCTTTGGGGTTAGTGGGGATGGTCTCAAGCTTCCTAATTACTTGTTCTTGCCAGGTTTGTGACTCTCCGTTTTCTTGGGCAACAAGACCGCCTGTATATTGGGCAAGACGCCGCCCTGGGCAATGGTGACACCCCCGAGTAACTTGTTGAGCTCTTCGTCATTTCTCACGGCTAGCTGCAAATGGCGAGGGATGATGCGCGTCTTCTTGTTGTCGCGGGCCGCGTTCCCCGCCAGCTCCAGGATTTCCGCCGTCAGGTACTCCAGCACTGCCGCCAGGTACACCGGCGCGCCGGCCCCCACCCGCTCGG from Panthera leo isolate Ple1 chromosome C1, P.leo_Ple1_pat1.1, whole genome shotgun sequence encodes the following:
- the LOC122228642 gene encoding histone H2A type 2-C; protein product: MSGRGKQGGKARAKAKSRSSRAGLQFPVGRVHRLLRKGNYAERVGAGAPVYMAAVLEYLTAEILELAGNAARDNKKTRIIPRHLQLAIRNDEELNKLLGKVTIAQGGVLPNIQAVLLPKKTESHKAKSK
- the LOC122228643 gene encoding histone H2A type 2-B, with product MSGRGKQGGKARAKAKSRSSRAGLQFPVGRVHRLLRKGNYAERVGAGAPVYLAAVLEYLTAEILELAGNAARDNKKTRIIPRHLQLAVRNDEELNKLLGGVTIAQGGVLPNIQAVLLPKKTESHKPGKNK
- the LOC122228644 gene encoding histone H2B type 2-E; translated protein: MPEPAKSAPAPKKGSKKAVTKAQKKDGKKRKRSRKESYSIYVYKVLKQVHPDTGISSKAMGIMNSFVNDIFERIAGEASRLAHYNKRSTITSREIQTAVRLLLPGELAKHAVSEGTKAVTKYTSSK